In Gallus gallus isolate bGalGal1 chromosome Z, bGalGal1.mat.broiler.GRCg7b, whole genome shotgun sequence, one DNA window encodes the following:
- the RAI14 gene encoding ankycorbin isoform X10 has product MKSLKAKFRKSDTNEWNKNDDRLLQAVENGDPEKVASLLGKKGASATKQDSEGKTAFHLAATKGHAECLRIMVTHGADVTAQDGAGHSALHLAVKNSHIDCIKRLLQYKCSVYSTDNSGKTALHYAATCGCLQAVQLLCEHKCPINMKDLDGNIPLLLAVQNGHTEVCKYLLDHGADINTRDKNGRTALMIACEAGSLNMVEVFLRKGADVSLVDVFGQNALHYSKISENTGIQNLLSSKISQDVDAKSPTKVKQLSDLSSPRSSTSTPMTGKGQAFFADQEDFSSLLQDNKDRLSDSTAGADSLLDVSSETEQQDLLMLMQAKIASLTLHNKELQDKLQERTPKEVDSTIDSYHSTQREFDQTADRQSEISAQELKSTLNATQSQEKLTSPSEIKIKYLQEDSKDAQRKLENSETKRKHLEAQVQSRVPEADLNNTDISENGSDPSLKIQETQSKYEEAAKEVLNAQKQVKPGLVSSESEETCSELSKLKVTCEEVEMLRQELRRALEESERQKEKVRELQKKFEEREQNVTSKLSVEECEELKNSYCSVIDNINQEKALLIERYKEGQEEIKRLQDKLTNQTHLESSAESGEMKDAMHRMIDELNRQLSELSQLYKEAQAELEDYRKRKTLDDIAVDYIPRDEHEKLMQVTNSLKYKAENELLEMKSQYTKVLDEAEELKQMLDTQKQNSLPIAEHQQVMNALRSTVKEMEEEINELKELLTNKESEVRNLQKELLEEKAAINEAMVPRAAYEKLQSSLEGEVSILSSKLKDVIKEKENVSLDVMQLRSEVLHLKEEKEGMHNLLEAKEREVSGLHQKYHQAQEDLLEMKRYSESSSKLEEDKDKKINEMSKEVSKLKEALNSLSQLSYSTSAPKRQSQQLEALQQQVKQLQNQLTETKKQHQETVSVYRMHLLYAVQGQMDEDVQKVLKQILSMCKSQSQKK; this is encoded by the exons ttttcaCCTGGCAGCCACAAAAGGACATGCAGAATGCCTCAGGATTATGGTGACACATGGTGCAGATGTGACAGCCCAAGATGGTGCAG GGCACAGTGCTTTACATCTTGCAGTGAAGAACAGCCACATTGACTGCATTAAGAGGTTACTTCAg TATAAATGTTCTGTATACAGCACTGACAACAGTGGGAAAACAGCTTTACATTATGCAG cAACGTGTGGTTGTCTTCAGGCTGTTCAACTTCTCTGTGAACACAAATGTCCAATTAATATGAAAGATTTG GATGGGAACATACCTTTGCTGCTTGCAGTACAAAATGGCCATACAGAAGTCTGTAAATACCTTCTGGATCATGGAGCAGACATCAACACAAGGGATAAAAATGGAAG AACTGCTTTGATGATAGCTTGTGAAGCTGGTAGCCTTAACATGGTGGAAGTGTTCCTTAGGAAAGGTGCAGATGTCAGTTTAGTAGACGTCTTCGGACAGAATGCCCTGCATTACTCCAAGATCTCTGAGAATACAGGAATCCAGAATCTGCTGTCATCAAAAATATCTCAGGATGTGG aTGCAAAATCACCAACAAAAGTAAAGCAG CTTAGTGATTTGTCCTCTCCACGCTCATCAACTTCAACTCCTATGACTGGAAAAGGACAGGCTTTCTTTGCTGACCAA GAAGACTTCAGCTCCTTGCTTCAAGACAATAAAGACAGACTAAGTGACAGCACCGCAG gtGCTGATAGTTTGTTGGATGTGAGTTCTGAAACTGAACAGCAAGATCTACTTATGCTGATGCAAGCAAAAATTGCTTCTTTGACATTACACAATAAGGAACTACAAGACAAATTACAG GAAAGAACACCTAAAGAAGTGGATTCTACCATAGATTCTTATCATTCAACCCAAAGAGAGTTTGATCAAACAGCAGATAGACAAAGCGAGATCTCAGCTCAGGAGCTGAAGTCTACCTTAAATGCCACCCAGTCTCAAGAAAAGTTGACAAGCcccagtgaaataaaaataaagtaccTCCAGGAAGATTCAAAGGATGCACAGAGGAAATTAGAGAATTCCGAAACCAAAAGAAAGCACTTAGAAGCTCAGGTCCAGTCTAGAGTCCCAGAAGCAGATTTAAATAACACAGATATCTCAGAAAATGGCTCTGATCCTAGCCTGAAAATCCAAGAAACTCAAAGCAAGTATGAAGAAGCAGCGAAAGAGGTTTTAAATGCACAAAAGCAAGTGAAACCGGGTCTTGTTTCCTCTGAAAGTGAAGAAACTTGTTCTGAGCTGAGTAAGTTGAAGGTTACATGTGAAGAAGTTGAGATGCTTAGGCAAGAATTAAGGAGAGCCTTGGAGGAaagtgaaagacaaaaagagaaagtgagagaGCTACAGAAGAAGTTTgaagaaagagagcagaatGTTACCAGCAAATTGTCTGTGGAAGAATGTGAGGAATTAAAGAATTCATACTGTTCAGTTATTGATAACATTAATCAAGAGAAAGCACTGTTGATTGAGAGGTACAAAGAAGGGCAAGAGGAAATTAAAAGGCTACAGGACAAGCTGACAAATCAGACACATTTAGAGTCTAGTGCTGAATCAGGAGAAATGAAAGATGCAATGCACAGAATGATAGATGAGCTCAACAGACAACTCAGTGAATTGTCCCAGTTGTACAAAGAAGCACAAGCAGAGCTTGAAGATTATAGGAAGAGAAAGACTCTAGATGATATAGCTGTGGACTACATACCTAGAGATGAACATGAGAAGCTCATGCAAGTAACAAATTCtttgaaatacaaagcagagaATGAGTTATTAGAAATGAAATCCCAGTACACAAAAGTATTAGATGAAGCAGAAGAGCTAAAGCAGATGTTGGACACTCAGAAACAAAACTCATTGCCAATTGCTGAACACCAGCAGGTGATGAATGCACTTAGAAGTACTgtaaaggaaatggaagaagaaataaatgagctCAAAGAATTACTTACCAACAAGGAAAGTGAAGTAAGAAATCTACAGAAGGAattattagaagaaaaagctgCAATTAATGAGGCAATGGTACCCAGGGCTGCATATGAAAAACTCCAATCTTCATTAGAAGGTGAAGTTAGTATTTTGTCATCAAAACTGAAGGATGTaatcaaagagaaggaaaatgtgtcCTTAGATGTTATGCAGCTGAGAAGTGAagttttgcatttgaaagaagagaaagaaggtaTGCATAATCTGCTTGAAGCGAAGGAACGGGAGGTGAGTGGTCTTCACCAGAAGTATCATCAAGCTCAAGAAGATCTTCTTGAGATGAAAAGATACTCTGAAAGCTCATCAAAGCTAGAAGAGGATAAAGATAAAAAG ATCAATGAAATGTCCAAGGAGGTCAGCAAGTTAAAAGAAGCTTTGAACAGCCTTTCTCAGCTTTCCTACTCAACCAGTGCCCCCAAAAGACAAAGTCAGCAGCTGGAGGCATTACAACAACAagtgaagcagctgcagaaccaACTGACT gaaacaaagaaacaacatcAGGAAACGGTGTCAGTTTACAGGATGCATCTTCTCTATGCTGTGCAG GGTCAAATGGATGAAGATGTCCAGAAGGTGCTTAAACAGATTTTATCCATGTGCAAAAGCCAATCACAGAAgaagtaa
- the RAI14 gene encoding ankycorbin isoform X6, with translation MELQLGQLRRLSMQTNEWNKNDDRLLQAVENGDPEKVASLLGKKGASATKQDSEGKTAFHLAATKGHAECLRIMVTHGADVTAQDGAGHSALHLAVKNSHIDCIKRLLQYKCSVYSTDNSGKTALHYAATCGCLQAVQLLCEHKCPINMKDLDGNIPLLLAVQNGHTEVCKYLLDHGADINTRDKNGRTALMIACEAGSLNMVEVFLRKGADVSLVDVFGQNALHYSKISENTGIQNLLSSKISQDVDAKSPTKVKQHDQGSKLSSERSGTPKKRKAPPPPISPMQLSDLSSPRSSTSTPMTGKGQAFFADQQEDFSSLLQDNKDRLSDSTAGADSLLDVSSETEQQDLLMLMQAKIASLTLHNKELQDKLQERTPKEVDSTIDSYHSTQREFDQTADRQSEISAQELKSTLNATQSQEKLTSPSEIKIKYLQEDSKDAQRKLENSETKRKHLEAQVQSRVPEADLNNTDISENGSDPSLKIQETQSKYEEAAKEVLNAQKQVKPGLVSSESEETCSELSKLKVTCEEVEMLRQELRRALEESERQKEKVRELQKKFEEREQNVTSKLSVEECEELKNSYCSVIDNINQEKALLIERYKEGQEEIKRLQDKLTNQTHLESSAESGEMKDAMHRMIDELNRQLSELSQLYKEAQAELEDYRKRKTLDDIAVDYIPRDEHEKLMQVTNSLKYKAENELLEMKSQYTKVLDEAEELKQMLDTQKQNSLPIAEHQQVMNALRSTVKEMEEEINELKELLTNKESEVRNLQKELLEEKAAINEAMVPRAAYEKLQSSLEGEVSILSSKLKDVIKEKENVSLDVMQLRSEVLHLKEEKEGMHNLLEAKEREVSGLHQKYHQAQEDLLEMKRYSESSSKLEEDKDKKINEMSKEVSKLKEALNSLSQLSYSTSAPKRQSQQLEALQQQVKQLQNQLTETKKQHQETVSVYRMHLLYAVQGQMDEDVQKVLKQILSMCKSQSQKK, from the exons ttttcaCCTGGCAGCCACAAAAGGACATGCAGAATGCCTCAGGATTATGGTGACACATGGTGCAGATGTGACAGCCCAAGATGGTGCAG GGCACAGTGCTTTACATCTTGCAGTGAAGAACAGCCACATTGACTGCATTAAGAGGTTACTTCAg TATAAATGTTCTGTATACAGCACTGACAACAGTGGGAAAACAGCTTTACATTATGCAG cAACGTGTGGTTGTCTTCAGGCTGTTCAACTTCTCTGTGAACACAAATGTCCAATTAATATGAAAGATTTG GATGGGAACATACCTTTGCTGCTTGCAGTACAAAATGGCCATACAGAAGTCTGTAAATACCTTCTGGATCATGGAGCAGACATCAACACAAGGGATAAAAATGGAAG AACTGCTTTGATGATAGCTTGTGAAGCTGGTAGCCTTAACATGGTGGAAGTGTTCCTTAGGAAAGGTGCAGATGTCAGTTTAGTAGACGTCTTCGGACAGAATGCCCTGCATTACTCCAAGATCTCTGAGAATACAGGAATCCAGAATCTGCTGTCATCAAAAATATCTCAGGATGTGG aTGCAAAATCACCAACAAAAGTAAAGCAG CATGATCAAGGCTCTAAATTAAGTTCAGAAAGAAGTGGAACTCCAAAAAAACGCAAAGCCCCACCTCCTCCTATCAGTCCTATGCAG CTTAGTGATTTGTCCTCTCCACGCTCATCAACTTCAACTCCTATGACTGGAAAAGGACAGGCTTTCTTTGCTGACCAA CAGGAAGACTTCAGCTCCTTGCTTCAAGACAATAAAGACAGACTAAGTGACAGCACCGCAG gtGCTGATAGTTTGTTGGATGTGAGTTCTGAAACTGAACAGCAAGATCTACTTATGCTGATGCAAGCAAAAATTGCTTCTTTGACATTACACAATAAGGAACTACAAGACAAATTACAG GAAAGAACACCTAAAGAAGTGGATTCTACCATAGATTCTTATCATTCAACCCAAAGAGAGTTTGATCAAACAGCAGATAGACAAAGCGAGATCTCAGCTCAGGAGCTGAAGTCTACCTTAAATGCCACCCAGTCTCAAGAAAAGTTGACAAGCcccagtgaaataaaaataaagtaccTCCAGGAAGATTCAAAGGATGCACAGAGGAAATTAGAGAATTCCGAAACCAAAAGAAAGCACTTAGAAGCTCAGGTCCAGTCTAGAGTCCCAGAAGCAGATTTAAATAACACAGATATCTCAGAAAATGGCTCTGATCCTAGCCTGAAAATCCAAGAAACTCAAAGCAAGTATGAAGAAGCAGCGAAAGAGGTTTTAAATGCACAAAAGCAAGTGAAACCGGGTCTTGTTTCCTCTGAAAGTGAAGAAACTTGTTCTGAGCTGAGTAAGTTGAAGGTTACATGTGAAGAAGTTGAGATGCTTAGGCAAGAATTAAGGAGAGCCTTGGAGGAaagtgaaagacaaaaagagaaagtgagagaGCTACAGAAGAAGTTTgaagaaagagagcagaatGTTACCAGCAAATTGTCTGTGGAAGAATGTGAGGAATTAAAGAATTCATACTGTTCAGTTATTGATAACATTAATCAAGAGAAAGCACTGTTGATTGAGAGGTACAAAGAAGGGCAAGAGGAAATTAAAAGGCTACAGGACAAGCTGACAAATCAGACACATTTAGAGTCTAGTGCTGAATCAGGAGAAATGAAAGATGCAATGCACAGAATGATAGATGAGCTCAACAGACAACTCAGTGAATTGTCCCAGTTGTACAAAGAAGCACAAGCAGAGCTTGAAGATTATAGGAAGAGAAAGACTCTAGATGATATAGCTGTGGACTACATACCTAGAGATGAACATGAGAAGCTCATGCAAGTAACAAATTCtttgaaatacaaagcagagaATGAGTTATTAGAAATGAAATCCCAGTACACAAAAGTATTAGATGAAGCAGAAGAGCTAAAGCAGATGTTGGACACTCAGAAACAAAACTCATTGCCAATTGCTGAACACCAGCAGGTGATGAATGCACTTAGAAGTACTgtaaaggaaatggaagaagaaataaatgagctCAAAGAATTACTTACCAACAAGGAAAGTGAAGTAAGAAATCTACAGAAGGAattattagaagaaaaagctgCAATTAATGAGGCAATGGTACCCAGGGCTGCATATGAAAAACTCCAATCTTCATTAGAAGGTGAAGTTAGTATTTTGTCATCAAAACTGAAGGATGTaatcaaagagaaggaaaatgtgtcCTTAGATGTTATGCAGCTGAGAAGTGAagttttgcatttgaaagaagagaaagaaggtaTGCATAATCTGCTTGAAGCGAAGGAACGGGAGGTGAGTGGTCTTCACCAGAAGTATCATCAAGCTCAAGAAGATCTTCTTGAGATGAAAAGATACTCTGAAAGCTCATCAAAGCTAGAAGAGGATAAAGATAAAAAG ATCAATGAAATGTCCAAGGAGGTCAGCAAGTTAAAAGAAGCTTTGAACAGCCTTTCTCAGCTTTCCTACTCAACCAGTGCCCCCAAAAGACAAAGTCAGCAGCTGGAGGCATTACAACAACAagtgaagcagctgcagaaccaACTGACT gaaacaaagaaacaacatcAGGAAACGGTGTCAGTTTACAGGATGCATCTTCTCTATGCTGTGCAG GGTCAAATGGATGAAGATGTCCAGAAGGTGCTTAAACAGATTTTATCCATGTGCAAAAGCCAATCACAGAAgaagtaa